TATGGCCCTAACGCTTACTGGTGTGGGGGTAGCTGCTATCTGGGCTCGTCGCCGGGTAACAAACGGGTCGGGTTACACATGGGCCACCAATCTTGAGTATATTGGCGCCTGTTTTATCCTGCTTTTTGGCGGGCTATTATTCTGGAGTAGTCTATAGCCGGATTATGAAGTGTGCCTCTGGTGTTGGTAAAGGCGGACCTATATAATTAAGGCCCGACATACTGGGGAGAGGGCGGAGAATTAAACCCATGCATAAAACCGTTTACACCATTGCAGGTCTGTTTGTTTTGATTGTTATTGTATTGGGGGGATATATGCTGTCTGCCACCATCGGTCTGCTGGGCAATCATCGGGGGCCGGGAGTTATTGAGGGACAGGCGCTACCCAAAGCAATTGGGTCACAGCGGGCGACCGTGCAAAGAAGGGCGGCGCGTTCTTTGGGTGTGTCCACCCCCAAACAGATATTGTTTGGGGATTTACACGTCCATACTACCTATTCAACGGATGCTTTTTTATGGAGCTTGCCAATTATGGGGGGGCGTGGGGCACATCCTATTGCGGATGCCTGTGATTTTGCGCGTTATTGTTCGTCGCTGGATTTCTGGTCCATCACGGACCATGCTGAAGCCAGCACACCCCAACGCTGGCAGGAAACAAAAGAGTCTATTCGTCAGTGCAATGCCTTGACGGGCAATGCCAAAGACCCAGATATAACCGCTTTTTTGGGCTTTGAGTGGACGCAAGTAGGGCCTACTCCTGTGAACCATTATGGCCATAAGAATGTTATCTTCAAAGGGTTGGATGATGATGAGGTGGCTGCCCGTCCTATCGCGGCTCAGGGCGTTGCTACACAAGTTATACGTGGGGCGGAGGGTATTATTCCTCCTGCGGTACCGTTGTTGGATTTTGGCAATCGGCAAATATATTACGATTTCGTGAGGTTTATAGAAGAAGCTCGCGATGTACCTGAGTGTGATAAGAATATGCCCTCTAAAGATTTACCGGATAATTGTTTTGAATCTACTGGAACCCCCGGCGATCTGGTAGCGCGACTTGAGTCTCAAGGGGTGGATAAAATGATAATCCCCCATGGGTCTACGTGGGGGTTTTATACCCCACCGGGAGTTACATGGGATAAGCAGTTAGAAGCAGATATGCGTCCTGATGCTCAAGAAATTATTGAGGTCATGTCCGGTCATGGTAATTCAGAGAAATACAAATCTTGGCGGGCTGTAAATGTTATAGGGACGCTGGATGAGCTAGCTAACGTGGAAAGAATGCCGACGGATGCGGTCTTATTTTCTTGTCCTAGGCCTACCCGACAGTATTTACCGTCTTGCTGGCAAGCGGGCGAGATTATTCGTGGGCGGTGTCTGGATGAAGGATTGTCAGCCAATGAATGTGACGGCCGTGCTGCTAAAGCTCGTGAGAATTACGCCAATATGGGAATTACGGGTCATCTGTCTATACCGGGTGTAAAAATGGAGGAGTGGCTTGATTCCGGTCAATGCCGTGATTGTTTTGTGCCATCTTTTAATTATCGCCCAAGGACATCGGTGCAATATGGCCTAGCAGTTGGCAATTTTGATGAGCCGGGTGCCTCTCGCCGGTTTCGTTGGGGTTTTATTGCTTCCAGTGATAATCACCGTGCGCGACCGGGCACGGGATATAAGCAATATGACCGGCGCGGCAATACAGAAGCGAACGGTGCTATCAATGAGGTTTGGCTTGAGCGGCTTCAGGGGCCAAAAGAAGAGCCAATTGCTGAGTCAAAACGTATTTCCGCTGAAGAGTTATTTTCACGGGCCGGATTTCAGCTGACTGAAGGCGAGCGGCAGGCCTCGTTTTTTGTAGTTGGTGGCTTGGCGGCAGTGCATTCTGAAGGGCGTAGTCGCGAGGAAATATGGGATGCCCTGAAACGCCGTGAAATATACGGCACCAGTGGCCAACGTATTATGTTGTGGTTTGATATGATGAATGCCCCCAACGGTGAGGTCTTACCTATGGGGGGTGAGGTGTCAACCACGCAAAGTCCGTCATTTAGGGTTCGGGTGGCAGGATCACTTAAGCAGAAGCCCGGGTGTCCGGCTTTCGCCTCTGGAGGTCTGCCGGTAAGGCGCCTTGAGAAATTATGCAGTGGTGAATGTTATAATCCGTCCACCGAGCGTTATAAGATAATTCGCATTGAGGTGGTGCGGATTACGCCACAGAAAAACGCGCAGGAGAGTGTGGATGATTTGGTTGAGGATCCATGGCAAACGTTCACCTGTCCCAATAAAGAAAGCTGTACGGTTGAGTTTGACGATCCGGGCTTTGCGGCGGGCAATCGCGATAGGGTTTACTATGTGCGGGCTATACAAGAGCCGCAAGAGATGGTGAATGCCGGTAATTTGCGCTGTGAGTATGATGAAGACGGAATCTGTGTAAAGATCAGTCCGTGCTTTGGTGATTACAGAACGCCTGCCAGAGATAATTGTCTATCTTTTGCTGAGCCTCGGGCGTGGTCGTCTCCGATTTTTGTTGATTATGATGGGTGAGCCCGATCGTGGGATAAGAGAAAAACGCTTGGCGCAAGGACTACTTGTTGCTGGTGCGCTTGCGGGGTTACTAGCTGCGATTTGGGGCGTTTTTAATCTTGATACAGGCGAGAACTTTATCGGCGCTGAACTGGCCGTGGCGGTTGTGGATGGTGTATCTATCACCCGTGCTGACTATGAACGAGCGCTACAGGCGTTGGGAAATGATAAGCGTAATCCTCTTTCAGATGAAGATCGCGCTCGTGTGTTGCGGCTTTTAATTGACGAACAATTATTGGTACAGCGTGGCGTGGATATTAACCTTGTAGAGGTTTCTCCTGAGGTGCGAAAGGCACTGGTGGATGCCATGTTGCAATATATTCTGGTAGACACTACGGCAGATGAGGCAAGTGAGGAGGATTTGCTCGAATTTTATGAAGAAAATAAAGGTCTTTTTGCCGTACCTGCGCGGGTTCATGTGCGTCATTTGTATGTGAGACCGGGGACGGAGGAAGAAACAACAGTGCGTCTTGAGGGCATTAGATCAGCGTTGGAGGATGTAGGCTCGGTGGCAGAATTTACAGAGGTTGCCTACCGTCTCGGAGATGATTATTTTCCTGCCCCACCGGATGGCCTTCTTTCCCCTGGCAAATTGCGTGATTATCTAGGCATACAACTAACGGACAAGATTTTAGAATTGCCGGAAGGGGGTATGAGTACACCCCTCAAGACAGATACCGGCTGGCATGTTTTTTATGTGGTGGAGAGGCTTTCTAACAGCGATCGCGCTTTTGAGGAGGTACGTCGGCAGGTGGCAGTTGAGTATCAGCGCTTTTTGGAGGAGAAAGCCTTCACCGAATACTTGGATTGGCTCTACAACCGTGCTGATGTGCGTATTGTGGAAGATGAAGGTGCGACTGAATGACGAAACGCGATGGCGTTTGTCTGTTCGTTTTCTTGGGCCTAGTGATGGCGAGTATGGTGCTGGCATCGCTCCCGGCGGGTGCTCATACCAAAAGCCGCTCTTTTTCATCATGGCGGTATCAGCCAAACGGAGAGGTGGTGATGGTATTCAGTGTGCCGTCTCTTCAGGCAACGCGGTTGGCAGCCATAGATGAAGCGGGCGAACTGGAGACCCTGCTAAACCGGCATCTGGAAGCCGCTATTGTTGTACGCCAAGATGATGCAGCGTGTGAGGTACTTGAGGGTGCACGAAGTCTTAGATCACAGGAAGGGATTTTGCGCAGTGAGATGCAGTTTCGTTGCCCCCATCCGGATTCTACGAGCATTATTATTGAAAATAACGCATTTTTTCCCTTAACCCCGTCACACGTTCATTTTGCCCGCCTTCATGGGAGTAACGACGGAGAGATCCGATGGCGTGAAGTCTTATTTACGGATACCGCCCGTAGTTATTCTCTTGGGGTGGCTTTCTCCGAAGAGGGTACAGCCTCATCATGGGCGGGGGTTTTATCTGATTATATCTGGCTCGGCATTGTTCACGTAATTGGAGGTCTTGATCATGTAGCTTTTGTCATAGGTTTGTTGTTATTGTGTCATCGGTTGCGGGATGTGTTGGTGGCCATAACAGGATTCACCGTAGGTCATAGCATCACGCTGGTGCTGGCGATCTTGCAATGGGTTATTCCCGACCCGCCCGTGGTCGAAGCACTCATTGGTTTCACTATAGCCCTTGTGGCAGCAGAAGGGGTTGCCTTGCGACATGGCCTGATGGGGCGTATTTTGCCTGTAGGGGTAGCGGTTCTGGGGGCATTATGTTTGGTTAGTTTTTTTGTTCAGGGGGTTATCCCGTTTGTTACGTGGGTGGGGTTGCTGATTTTTATCATGTGTCACGGGTTTTTACTTAGGCATTTGGCAACTATGGGGGGGTGGGTTCCGGTGTTGTCCATTGTGTTTGGCTTGATTCACGGGTTTGGATTTGCCGGTGTGCTACAGGAAATTGGTCTCCCTCAGGAACGCTTCATGCTTTCTCTATTCAGTTTTAATGTGGGTGTTGAAATAGGACAGGTTGCAATCGTGACGCTGGCGTGGGCGGTAGGCCGTTGGGGTGCTACCCGTTTAGCACCTGTTCAT
This genomic stretch from Parvularculales bacterium harbors:
- a CDS encoding peptidylprolyl isomerase; translation: MAQGLLVAGALAGLLAAIWGVFNLDTGENFIGAELAVAVVDGVSITRADYERALQALGNDKRNPLSDEDRARVLRLLIDEQLLVQRGVDINLVEVSPEVRKALVDAMLQYILVDTTADEASEEDLLEFYEENKGLFAVPARVHVRHLYVRPGTEEETTVRLEGIRSALEDVGSVAEFTEVAYRLGDDYFPAPPDGLLSPGKLRDYLGIQLTDKILELPEGGMSTPLKTDTGWHVFYVVERLSNSDRAFEEVRRQVAVEYQRFLEEKAFTEYLDWLYNRADVRIVEDEGATE
- a CDS encoding DUF3604 domain-containing protein — its product is MHKTVYTIAGLFVLIVIVLGGYMLSATIGLLGNHRGPGVIEGQALPKAIGSQRATVQRRAARSLGVSTPKQILFGDLHVHTTYSTDAFLWSLPIMGGRGAHPIADACDFARYCSSLDFWSITDHAEASTPQRWQETKESIRQCNALTGNAKDPDITAFLGFEWTQVGPTPVNHYGHKNVIFKGLDDDEVAARPIAAQGVATQVIRGAEGIIPPAVPLLDFGNRQIYYDFVRFIEEARDVPECDKNMPSKDLPDNCFESTGTPGDLVARLESQGVDKMIIPHGSTWGFYTPPGVTWDKQLEADMRPDAQEIIEVMSGHGNSEKYKSWRAVNVIGTLDELANVERMPTDAVLFSCPRPTRQYLPSCWQAGEIIRGRCLDEGLSANECDGRAAKARENYANMGITGHLSIPGVKMEEWLDSGQCRDCFVPSFNYRPRTSVQYGLAVGNFDEPGASRRFRWGFIASSDNHRARPGTGYKQYDRRGNTEANGAINEVWLERLQGPKEEPIAESKRISAEELFSRAGFQLTEGERQASFFVVGGLAAVHSEGRSREEIWDALKRREIYGTSGQRIMLWFDMMNAPNGEVLPMGGEVSTTQSPSFRVRVAGSLKQKPGCPAFASGGLPVRRLEKLCSGECYNPSTERYKIIRIEVVRITPQKNAQESVDDLVEDPWQTFTCPNKESCTVEFDDPGFAAGNRDRVYYVRAIQEPQEMVNAGNLRCEYDEDGICVKISPCFGDYRTPARDNCLSFAEPRAWSSPIFVDYDG
- a CDS encoding HupE/UreJ family protein; the encoded protein is MTKRDGVCLFVFLGLVMASMVLASLPAGAHTKSRSFSSWRYQPNGEVVMVFSVPSLQATRLAAIDEAGELETLLNRHLEAAIVVRQDDAACEVLEGARSLRSQEGILRSEMQFRCPHPDSTSIIIENNAFFPLTPSHVHFARLHGSNDGEIRWREVLFTDTARSYSLGVAFSEEGTASSWAGVLSDYIWLGIVHVIGGLDHVAFVIGLLLLCHRLRDVLVAITGFTVGHSITLVLAILQWVIPDPPVVEALIGFTIALVAAEGVALRHGLMGRILPVGVAVLGALCLVSFFVQGVIPFVTWVGLLIFIMCHGFLLRHLATMGGWVPVLSIVFGLIHGFGFAGVLQEIGLPQERFMLSLFSFNVGVEIGQVAIVTLAWAVGRWGATRLAPVHGRMALDGLGSLLCGLGVFWFVGRAFI